In Nostoc sphaeroides, the genomic window AGCCTCGATGATGTTTACCTCGCCGCGACAGGACGCACACTGATGGATGCAGAACTGGCAGCCGTTGCCACTCGCGATCCTAAAGCTGAGAAAAAGCAGAATATGAGATAGGGAATGGGGACTGGGTACTGGGGACTGGGTACTGGGAAAGAGTTTTGCCAATCCCCAATCCCCAATCCCCAATTCCCCAATTCCCCAATTCCCCACTCCCCACTCCCCACTCCCCACTCCCCAATTATTTATGAGCGTTACTCCTAAATCTGATATCAATTGGCAGCCGTTAGCATCGCCACAAGCAGATACTAATCCTGCACCTAACTTTTTCGGTGAATTGGTACAAGAGACGCTGGCTTTAACTCGTCGCTTGTTTATTCAATTACAACGGCGTCCCTCCACATTGGTTGCCGGAATTATTCAGCCAGTGATGTGGTTGGTGCTATTTGGTGCATTATTTCAAAATGCCCCCAAGGGATTGTTCGGCAGTACGACAAATTACGGACAATTTTTGGCTGCTGGAGTAATTGTGTTTACAGCCTTTGCTGGGGCGCTGAATGCTGGTTTACCCGTAATGTTTGACCGCGAGTTCGGCTTTTTGAATCGTTTGCTGGTAGCACCGTTAGCATCCCGGTTTTCCATTGTCTTTGCTTCAGCAATCTTTATCATCAGCCAAAGTTTGTTACAAGCAGCCGTAATTGTTGCAGCAGCAGCGTTTATTGGGGCTGGGCTACCAGATGCAACGGGTTTATGTGCGATCGCTTTAATAGTCTTTCTCTTAGCTTTAGGCGTAACAGCCATCTCCCTTGGTTTGGCTTTCGCTCTACCCGGACACATTGAATTGATTGCAGTAATTTTCGTCACCAACCTACCATTATTGTTTGCTAGTACCGCTTTAGCTCCTCTATCCTTCATGCCTCAATGGTTGCAGGTTGTAGCTACCCTAAATCCTCTCAGCTATGCGATCGAACCCATTCGCTATTTGTATCTCCACAGTAGTTGGGGACTAAGTAGCGTAGTTATGCAAGCTCCTTGGGGTGATGTTACCTTCGGGGGAGCGTTGCTAGTATTGTTTGGCTTTGCCGTTGTCGCCTTACTGAGTATCCAACCCCAACTGCGGCGGACTCTTGCTTAAAGAGATAAAATAGAGCAATTTTAGGGTCAAAATCCCATGAAAAAATCATTTTTACAAATTCCTAGACTCATTGTCGCTACCCTGGCAGGAATTAGCTTTGCTTCCTTGCTCATAGC contains:
- a CDS encoding ABC transporter permease, whose amino-acid sequence is MSVTPKSDINWQPLASPQADTNPAPNFFGELVQETLALTRRLFIQLQRRPSTLVAGIIQPVMWLVLFGALFQNAPKGLFGSTTNYGQFLAAGVIVFTAFAGALNAGLPVMFDREFGFLNRLLVAPLASRFSIVFASAIFIISQSLLQAAVIVAAAAFIGAGLPDATGLCAIALIVFLLALGVTAISLGLAFALPGHIELIAVIFVTNLPLLFASTALAPLSFMPQWLQVVATLNPLSYAIEPIRYLYLHSSWGLSSVVMQAPWGDVTFGGALLVLFGFAVVALLSIQPQLRRTLA